The following proteins come from a genomic window of Halomarina ordinaria:
- a CDS encoding monovalent cation/H+ antiporter subunit E: MGGDDHTRILVPVGESSTLRNAVAYAVRVAQDDATERGVSATVHFVYPAAWRAVEPTRAAKFEQAQEVLERVEVWADEDAESDGAPVEVETAVVGADEYLFSPGDFARVLESYARDHGLDRVVVDPEYQPGGNAPMLRPLEFELRQRGLDVEEAPVERPTRRSRLVGRESLSQYVTVFGVSFLFYLTLGGWSIELFELVTGAISAGIVTAVLSKIALKGPPQFTRIPGQLGRFAIYVVYLLWEIAKANVAIAYVVLHPKLPINPSLERFEAAVWGDLPATTLANSITLTPGTLTVDVSDREFVIHALTDDSRSDLFDGGLERAVRFVFYGRQAARIPSPRERNEEVSET, encoded by the coding sequence ATGGGGGGTGACGACCACACCAGGATACTGGTTCCGGTCGGCGAATCGTCCACGCTCCGGAACGCCGTCGCCTACGCGGTCCGAGTCGCGCAGGACGACGCCACGGAACGCGGCGTCAGCGCGACGGTACACTTCGTCTACCCCGCCGCCTGGCGGGCCGTCGAACCGACGCGCGCGGCCAAGTTCGAACAGGCCCAGGAGGTCCTCGAACGCGTCGAGGTCTGGGCCGACGAGGACGCCGAGTCGGACGGGGCGCCCGTCGAGGTCGAGACGGCCGTCGTCGGCGCCGACGAGTACCTGTTCAGCCCCGGCGACTTCGCGCGGGTCCTCGAGTCGTACGCCCGCGACCACGGGCTCGACCGCGTCGTCGTCGACCCGGAGTACCAGCCGGGGGGCAACGCCCCGATGCTCCGGCCGCTCGAGTTCGAACTCAGACAGCGCGGCCTCGACGTCGAGGAGGCGCCCGTCGAGCGCCCGACGCGGCGCTCGCGGCTCGTCGGGCGCGAGAGCCTCTCGCAGTACGTCACCGTCTTCGGCGTCTCCTTCCTGTTCTACCTGACGCTCGGCGGCTGGAGCATCGAGCTGTTCGAACTGGTCACCGGCGCCATCAGCGCCGGCATCGTCACCGCCGTCCTCTCGAAGATAGCCCTGAAGGGTCCCCCGCAGTTCACGCGCATCCCCGGTCAGCTCGGCCGGTTCGCGATATACGTCGTCTACCTGCTCTGGGAGATCGCGAAGGCGAACGTCGCCATCGCCTACGTCGTGTTGCACCCGAAACTCCCCATCAACCCGTCGCTCGAACGCTTCGAGGCGGCCGTCTGGGGCGACCTCCCCGCGACGACCCTCGCCAACAGCATCACGCTGACGCCGGGGACGCTGACCGTCGACGTGAGCGACCGCGAGTTCGTCATCCACGCGCTGACCGACGACTCGCGCTCGGACCTCTTCGACGGCGGCCTCGAACGCGCGGTCCGGTTCGTCTTCTACGGGCGTCAGGCGGCGCGCATCCCGTCCCCACGGGAGCGAAACGAGGAGGTGAGCGAGACGTGA
- a CDS encoding cation:proton antiporter: MSNVLLGSATCFGLFAVAVLYRVFAGPTMQDRVIAVNVIGSNIVIVLALVSAALEEPMFLDVALVYALLNFLMSIAISKFTVERGGVV, encoded by the coding sequence GTGAGCAACGTCCTGCTCGGGAGCGCCACCTGTTTCGGCCTGTTCGCCGTCGCCGTCCTCTACCGGGTGTTCGCCGGGCCGACGATGCAGGACCGCGTCATCGCGGTCAACGTCATCGGGTCGAACATCGTCATCGTGCTGGCGCTCGTCTCGGCCGCCCTCGAGGAGCCGATGTTCCTCGACGTGGCGCTCGTCTACGCGCTGCTCAACTTCCTGATGAGCATCGCCATCTCGAAGTTCACCGTCGAGCGGGGTGGCGTCGTATGA
- the mnhG gene encoding monovalent cation/H(+) antiporter subunit G, whose protein sequence is MTPLEVLTVALVVAGTFFGAVAAIGVLRLPDLYTRTHAASKSDTLGAVLTLAGVAAVLASDVATVKTVFLLLFMFVTNPTAAHAISRAAYDQGIEPWSAGDTEGERE, encoded by the coding sequence ATGACGCCGCTCGAAGTCCTCACGGTGGCGCTCGTCGTCGCCGGGACGTTCTTCGGCGCCGTCGCGGCTATCGGCGTCCTCCGGCTCCCGGACCTCTACACCCGGACGCACGCCGCCTCGAAGAGTGACACCCTCGGCGCGGTGCTGACGCTCGCCGGGGTCGCCGCCGTCCTCGCGAGCGACGTCGCCACCGTGAAGACCGTCTTCCTGCTCCTGTTCATGTTCGTGACGAACCCGACGGCGGCCCACGCCATCTCGCGGGCCGCCTACGACCAGGGTATCGAACCGTGGAGCGCGGGCGACACGGAGGGGGAGCGCGAATGA
- a CDS encoding DUF4040 domain-containing protein, translating into MTPLQMSAITPLEAVVLIFVLGCALITAVLRDVLGVIIASAAYSLGVAVIWVILQAPDVALTEAAVGAGVTTLLFLLTIVKTVRPSDERRLELPSPRSALVTVAFVAVLALTVPAMPAIGGGPVVDSAVTEYYLDNAYEETEVNNVVTAVLAAYRGFDTLGEAVVVFSAGVAVLLVLRQEVFA; encoded by the coding sequence ATGACACCGCTCCAGATGAGCGCCATCACGCCGCTCGAGGCGGTCGTCCTCATCTTCGTCCTCGGATGCGCGCTCATCACGGCGGTCCTCCGGGACGTCCTCGGGGTCATCATCGCCTCGGCGGCCTACAGCCTCGGCGTCGCCGTCATCTGGGTCATCCTGCAGGCGCCCGACGTGGCGCTGACGGAGGCGGCGGTGGGCGCGGGCGTCACCACGCTGCTGTTCCTGCTGACCATCGTCAAGACGGTGCGCCCGTCCGACGAGCGGCGACTCGAACTGCCGAGTCCCCGCTCGGCGCTCGTGACGGTCGCGTTCGTGGCCGTCCTCGCGCTGACGGTGCCGGCGATGCCGGCCATCGGCGGCGGCCCCGTCGTCGACTCGGCGGTCACCGAGTACTACCTCGACAACGCCTACGAGGAGACGGAGGTCAACAACGTCGTCACGGCCGTCCTCGCCGCCTACCGCGGGTTCGACACCCTCGGGGAGGCGGTGGTGGTGTTCTCCGCCGGCGTCGCCGTCCTGCTCGTCCTGCGCCAGGAGGTGTTCGCGTGA
- a CDS encoding MnhB domain-containing protein: MSDASRDREPEGDGVERQRGLYVESTIIMTTVRVVTPFILTLGLFVMFHGADSAGGGFQGGAISATVLLMLAFAFGIDAVRDWLDPSVVLGLILVGVANFVGVGLLTLALGGAFLQYDVVPIYHASKYSIELIELGIGAIVAGVITGLFFVIASGFQGPEPLENTAEEES, translated from the coding sequence GTGAGCGACGCGTCGCGGGACCGCGAGCCGGAGGGCGACGGCGTCGAACGCCAGCGGGGCCTGTACGTCGAGAGCACCATCATCATGACCACCGTCCGGGTCGTGACGCCGTTCATCCTCACTCTCGGCCTGTTCGTGATGTTCCACGGGGCCGACTCCGCCGGCGGGGGCTTCCAGGGCGGCGCCATCTCGGCGACGGTCCTGTTGATGCTCGCGTTCGCCTTCGGCATCGACGCCGTCCGTGACTGGCTCGACCCGAGCGTCGTGCTCGGACTCATCCTCGTCGGCGTCGCCAACTTCGTCGGCGTCGGCCTGCTGACGCTCGCCCTCGGCGGAGCGTTCCTCCAGTACGACGTCGTCCCCATCTACCACGCCAGCAAGTACAGCATCGAACTCATCGAACTGGGCATCGGCGCCATCGTCGCCGGGGTCATCACCGGGCTGTTCTTCGTCATCGCGTCCGGGTTCCAGGGCCCCGAACCGCTCGAGAACACTGCGGAGGAGGAGTCATGA
- a CDS encoding cation:proton antiporter subunit C: protein MTELLDLLLTRYNYVAAVLLLGIGVYMIIESTNLVKKVVGLNVFQTGIFLFFITSAYREGGGPPVLTNPGPYVSPLPHVLILTAIVVGVSLVAVALALIVRIYSEYGTLDEDVLREVQTGE from the coding sequence ATGACGGAACTACTCGACCTGCTACTGACGCGCTACAACTACGTCGCCGCCGTGTTGTTGCTCGGTATCGGCGTCTACATGATCATCGAGAGCACGAACCTGGTGAAGAAGGTCGTCGGTCTGAACGTCTTCCAGACGGGCATCTTCCTGTTCTTCATCACGTCCGCCTACCGCGAGGGCGGCGGCCCGCCCGTGCTCACGAACCCGGGACCGTACGTCAGCCCGCTGCCGCACGTCCTCATCCTGACGGCCATCGTCGTCGGGGTGAGCCTCGTCGCGGTGGCGCTCGCGCTCATCGTCCGCATCTACAGCGAGTACGGGACGCTCGACGAGGACGTCCTCCGGGAGGTGCAGACCGGTGAGTGA
- a CDS encoding proton-conducting transporter transmembrane domain-containing protein: protein MSDLVPLLVAVPILAAVLTLGVGHLVRRAAWPLAALAAVVQVGLAASVAATVYASGEAISYELGGFEPPYGIELVVDGLSAAVVVLVAVVALGVLVYARRAGPRSPAFLTEYLLLVAGLSGMSVTGDMFNLYVFLEITGLAAYALVATGDSGRAAVGALKYLVIGTVGASLFLLGVGYAFLATGTLNMADLSVRLAEVGYDATLVRASFALVVVGLAVKTALYPLHTWQPEAYASAPDSVSAFIAALVSTVSAYALARCVFSIYTVDFLAQVPLARTGLLTLAGVSIVAGSVLAVLQTEIKRMLAYSSVSQFGLVVAGFTLADPASVTGATIHLLGHAVMKGGLFLAAGAIAVIAGARTVDEYDGLGARAPVLSGSFAVLALAMVGVPPAVGFVGKWYIALGAVQSEAWPIAVVILVSTLLTLAYFARLLERMFFRAAPATERVTAPGAAVADGGYTRPDSVSPGMVAVVVLAAALALVLGPATSQFEQLLRPTLETLLQL, encoded by the coding sequence GTGAGTGACCTCGTCCCCCTGCTGGTCGCAGTCCCCATCCTCGCCGCGGTGCTGACGCTCGGCGTCGGCCACCTCGTCCGGCGGGCGGCCTGGCCGCTCGCCGCCCTCGCGGCGGTCGTCCAGGTGGGCCTCGCGGCGAGCGTCGCCGCGACGGTGTACGCGAGCGGCGAGGCCATCAGCTACGAACTCGGCGGGTTCGAACCGCCCTACGGCATCGAACTCGTCGTCGACGGCCTCTCGGCGGCTGTCGTCGTCCTCGTCGCCGTCGTCGCGCTGGGCGTCCTCGTCTACGCGCGCCGGGCCGGCCCGCGCTCCCCGGCGTTCCTCACCGAGTACCTGCTGCTGGTCGCCGGCCTCTCCGGCATGAGCGTCACGGGGGACATGTTCAACCTCTACGTGTTCCTCGAGATAACGGGACTGGCCGCCTACGCCCTCGTGGCGACCGGCGACTCGGGCCGGGCGGCCGTCGGCGCGCTCAAGTACCTCGTCATCGGGACGGTCGGCGCCTCGCTGTTCCTGCTCGGCGTCGGCTACGCCTTCCTCGCGACGGGGACGCTCAACATGGCCGACCTGTCGGTGCGCCTCGCTGAGGTGGGGTACGACGCCACGCTCGTGCGCGCGTCGTTCGCCCTCGTCGTCGTCGGCCTGGCGGTGAAGACGGCGCTCTACCCGCTGCACACCTGGCAGCCGGAGGCGTACGCGAGCGCCCCCGACAGCGTCAGCGCGTTCATCGCGGCGCTCGTCTCGACGGTGTCCGCCTACGCGCTCGCGCGGTGCGTCTTCAGCATCTACACCGTCGACTTCCTCGCGCAGGTGCCGCTGGCGCGGACCGGCCTGCTGACGCTCGCGGGCGTCAGTATCGTCGCCGGGAGCGTCCTCGCGGTGCTCCAGACGGAGATAAAGCGGATGCTCGCGTACTCCTCGGTGTCGCAGTTCGGCCTCGTCGTCGCGGGCTTCACGCTCGCGGACCCGGCGTCCGTCACCGGCGCGACCATCCACCTGCTCGGCCACGCGGTGATGAAGGGCGGCCTGTTCCTGGCCGCCGGTGCCATCGCCGTCATCGCCGGCGCGCGGACCGTCGACGAGTACGACGGCCTCGGCGCGCGCGCGCCCGTCCTCAGCGGGTCGTTCGCCGTGCTCGCGCTGGCGATGGTGGGCGTCCCGCCGGCCGTCGGCTTCGTCGGCAAGTGGTACATCGCCCTCGGCGCCGTCCAGTCCGAGGCGTGGCCCATCGCCGTCGTCATCCTGGTGAGCACGCTCCTGACGCTCGCGTACTTCGCGCGCCTGCTCGAACGGATGTTCTTCCGGGCGGCGCCCGCGACCGAGCGGGTCACCGCGCCGGGGGCCGCCGTCGCGGACGGCGGCTACACGCGCCCCGACAGCGTCTCGCCGGGGATGGTCGCGGTCGTCGTGCTCGCCGCCGCGCTGGCGCTCGTGCTCGGCCCCGCGACCTCGCAGTTCGAACAGCTCCTCCGACCGACCCTCGAAACCCTACTCCAGCTATGA
- a CDS encoding cation:proton antiporter produces the protein MTDIISLRPLAAVALPAVAVLAIGATGSRPNVREAVTGLTAVSTFLVVASMLPGALAGDAYVSDLGAFVPGIEFALRADPLGMLFGFLASFLWVITSAYSVGYMRGLDEHAQTRYFASFAASISTALGVAFAQNLLVLFVFYELLTVATYPLVTHDETAEARAAGRKYLTYTFAGGVAVLAGTVLVYVLTGTVAFAPGGIEALSGADPVLARAAFALLAAGFGVKAALMPAHSWLPDAMVAPTPVSGLLHAVAVVKSGVFGIARLVLDVFGPETVSDLGMGLPLGAVAAFTLLAASVIALRQDNLKRRLAYSTVSQLSYIVLGLAVLTPSALVGGLLHIPAHAFMKLTLFFCAGIIHVETHTDDISDMAGIGRRMPVTMSAFALAAAGMAGIPLIAGFVSKFYLLVGTVDAGNLVFTGALLVSGVLNIAYFWPIVYQAFFEGESADAHDRKPLLENAYGGRAGESDRVAADGGRENDEDPGPERETRATARTTGEAEPEYAVDRYPSDHTVDEASEEVDRDGHATDDADHAAEVVDHADHDHHGGPPAGGWERRGWLGQESTWFMLGPILVAAGGSVVLGVVPYTAVFLRLVQGIVTAVTGVSV, from the coding sequence ATGACCGATATCATCTCACTCCGACCGCTCGCCGCGGTGGCGCTCCCCGCCGTCGCGGTCCTCGCCATCGGGGCGACGGGCAGTCGGCCGAACGTCCGCGAGGCCGTCACCGGCCTCACCGCGGTGAGTACCTTCCTCGTCGTGGCGAGCATGCTGCCGGGGGCGCTCGCCGGCGACGCGTACGTGAGCGACCTCGGGGCGTTCGTCCCGGGCATCGAGTTCGCGCTACGCGCCGACCCCCTCGGCATGCTGTTCGGCTTCCTCGCGAGCTTCCTCTGGGTCATCACCAGCGCCTACAGCGTCGGCTACATGCGCGGCCTCGACGAGCACGCCCAGACGCGCTACTTCGCCTCGTTCGCGGCGAGCATCAGCACGGCCCTCGGCGTCGCCTTCGCCCAGAACCTGCTCGTGCTGTTCGTCTTCTACGAACTGCTGACGGTCGCCACCTACCCGCTGGTCACGCACGACGAGACCGCGGAGGCGCGCGCGGCCGGCCGGAAGTACCTCACCTACACGTTCGCGGGCGGGGTGGCCGTCCTCGCCGGCACCGTCCTCGTCTACGTGCTGACGGGGACGGTGGCGTTCGCCCCCGGCGGCATCGAGGCGCTCTCGGGTGCGGACCCCGTGCTCGCCCGGGCGGCCTTCGCGCTGCTCGCGGCCGGCTTCGGCGTCAAGGCGGCGCTCATGCCGGCCCACTCGTGGCTGCCGGACGCGATGGTCGCGCCGACGCCCGTCTCCGGGCTCCTGCACGCCGTCGCCGTCGTCAAGAGCGGGGTGTTCGGCATCGCCCGCCTCGTCCTCGACGTCTTCGGGCCGGAGACGGTCTCCGACCTCGGGATGGGGCTGCCACTCGGCGCCGTCGCGGCCTTCACGCTGCTCGCGGCGAGCGTCATCGCGCTCAGACAGGACAACCTGAAGCGCCGGCTGGCCTACTCGACGGTGAGTCAGCTGTCGTACATCGTCCTCGGCCTCGCCGTGCTGACGCCGAGCGCGCTGGTCGGGGGGCTGTTGCACATCCCCGCCCACGCGTTCATGAAGCTCACGCTGTTCTTCTGCGCGGGCATCATCCACGTCGAGACCCACACCGACGACATCAGCGACATGGCGGGTATCGGCAGGCGCATGCCCGTCACCATGTCGGCGTTCGCCCTCGCCGCCGCCGGGATGGCCGGCATCCCGCTTATCGCCGGCTTCGTCAGCAAGTTCTACCTCCTCGTCGGCACCGTCGACGCGGGCAACCTCGTCTTCACGGGCGCGCTGCTCGTCTCCGGGGTGCTCAACATCGCGTACTTCTGGCCCATCGTCTACCAGGCGTTCTTCGAGGGCGAGTCCGCGGACGCCCACGACCGCAAACCGCTCCTCGAGAACGCCTACGGGGGGCGTGCGGGTGAGAGCGACCGGGTCGCCGCCGACGGCGGCCGCGAGAACGATGAGGACCCCGGCCCCGAACGCGAGACGCGCGCGACGGCGAGGACGACCGGCGAGGCCGAACCCGAGTACGCCGTCGACCGCTACCCGAGCGACCACACGGTCGACGAGGCGTCGGAGGAGGTCGACCGCGACGGGCACGCGACCGACGACGCAGACCACGCGGCCGAGGTCGTGGACCACGCGGACCACGACCACCACGGCGGTCCGCCGGCCGGCGGCTGGGAGCGCCGCGGGTGGCTCGGCCAGGAGAGCACCTGGTTCATGCTGGGGCCCATCCTGGTCGCCGCCGGCGGCTCCGTCGTCCTCGGAGTCGTCCCGTACACGGCGGTGTTCCTGCGGCTCGTCCAGGGCATCGTGACGGCCGTGACGGGGGTGAGCGTCTGA
- a CDS encoding Na(+)/H(+) antiporter subunit D, with amino-acid sequence MEALAAVPPFVYVLVAALLAPLLPRLAAHALGIVATLAVVVVSLQTPEGAHVAVQFLGFDAVLFNVDPFSRLMGLIFGFIGAAAVLYSYASSADAVQTGFALSYVGTSVGAVFAGDWLTLVFFWELMAVTSTALVWHYGGAAVRAGYRYALLHGVGGSLVLGAIVWQYVEVGSFLFTANEGIVAGLPAVLAAVGIGVNVGFIGLHAWLPDTYPRPHVAASVFLCVYTTKTGVYAMYRAFPEGHLWLAYMGGAMAVFGASMALLQNDMRRLLSYHIQSQVGYMIAGVGIGSALATAGAFGHVFNHILYKSLLFMTVGVVIYRTGEESLKYVGGLAREMPVTAGAFTVAALSIAGFPGFNGFVSKGMVLGAAHYEHLDALWYLLLLGGVGTFLSFIKLGYYVFFHGEHDGQVRDANRGQQVAMVTVAVLCLVYGLVPDTLFTILPVGGYDYTTFTVDHLIEGFGLAAAGLVGFALLKKPLSKVGRVPDVDAVYNPLAFYGTRALVRGVTDGYAAVDRQAVSLSTATMWAARNPGAALERAGASVDAQDAGGVGPSRLGAGIGTSVLVLVLVVTLGVALLMLG; translated from the coding sequence ATCGAGGCGCTCGCGGCCGTCCCGCCGTTCGTCTACGTACTGGTGGCGGCGCTGCTCGCGCCGCTCCTGCCGCGGCTGGCGGCGCACGCGCTCGGCATCGTCGCGACGCTCGCCGTCGTCGTCGTCTCGCTGCAGACGCCCGAGGGCGCACACGTCGCCGTGCAGTTCCTCGGGTTCGACGCCGTGCTGTTCAACGTCGACCCGTTCTCCCGGCTGATGGGCCTCATCTTCGGGTTCATCGGCGCGGCGGCGGTGCTCTACTCCTACGCCAGCAGCGCCGACGCCGTCCAGACCGGCTTCGCGCTGTCGTACGTCGGGACGAGCGTCGGTGCCGTCTTCGCCGGCGACTGGCTCACGCTGGTCTTCTTCTGGGAGCTGATGGCCGTGACGAGCACCGCGCTCGTCTGGCACTACGGCGGGGCGGCCGTCCGGGCGGGCTACCGCTACGCGCTCCTGCACGGCGTCGGCGGCAGCCTCGTCCTCGGAGCCATCGTCTGGCAGTACGTCGAGGTCGGGTCGTTCCTCTTCACCGCGAACGAGGGCATCGTCGCCGGCCTGCCGGCCGTCCTCGCGGCGGTCGGCATCGGCGTCAACGTCGGCTTCATCGGCCTGCACGCCTGGCTGCCCGACACCTACCCGCGCCCGCACGTCGCCGCCAGCGTCTTCCTCTGCGTCTACACGACGAAAACCGGCGTCTACGCCATGTACCGCGCGTTCCCGGAGGGCCACCTCTGGCTCGCGTACATGGGCGGGGCGATGGCCGTCTTCGGCGCGAGCATGGCGCTGCTCCAGAACGACATGCGCCGCCTGCTCTCCTATCACATCCAGTCGCAGGTGGGGTACATGATAGCCGGCGTCGGCATCGGGTCGGCGCTGGCGACCGCCGGCGCGTTCGGCCACGTGTTCAACCACATCCTCTACAAGAGCCTGCTGTTCATGACCGTCGGCGTGGTCATCTACCGGACGGGCGAGGAGAGCCTGAAGTACGTCGGCGGCCTCGCCCGCGAGATGCCCGTCACCGCGGGGGCGTTCACCGTCGCCGCCCTCTCCATCGCCGGCTTCCCCGGGTTCAACGGGTTCGTCAGCAAGGGGATGGTGCTCGGCGCCGCCCACTACGAGCACCTCGACGCGCTCTGGTACCTGCTGTTGCTCGGGGGCGTCGGGACGTTCCTCTCGTTCATCAAGCTGGGCTACTACGTCTTCTTCCACGGCGAGCACGACGGGCAGGTGCGCGACGCCAACCGCGGCCAGCAGGTCGCGATGGTGACCGTCGCCGTCCTCTGTCTCGTCTACGGGCTGGTGCCGGACACGCTGTTCACCATCCTCCCCGTCGGCGGCTACGACTACACCACGTTCACCGTCGACCACCTCATCGAAGGGTTCGGGTTGGCCGCCGCCGGCCTCGTCGGGTTCGCCCTGCTGAAGAAGCCGCTCTCGAAGGTCGGGCGCGTCCCCGACGTCGACGCCGTCTACAACCCGCTCGCGTTCTACGGGACGCGCGCGCTCGTCCGCGGCGTCACCGACGGCTACGCGGCCGTCGACCGCCAGGCGGTGAGTCTGAGCACCGCGACGATGTGGGCCGCCCGGAACCCGGGAGCGGCCCTCGAACGGGCGGGCGCGAGCGTGGACGCGCAGGACGCCGGCGGCGTCGGTCCCTCCCGACTGGGCGCCGGCATCGGGACGAGCGTCCTCGTCCTCGTCCTCGTCGTCACGCTCGGCGTCGCCCTGCTGATGCTCGGCTGA
- the hpt gene encoding hypoxanthine/guanine phosphoribosyltransferase — translation MDKLAQSLREAPIIRKGDYEYFVHPISDGVPMLEPQLLREIVIKIIRKADLENVDKIVTPAAMGIHISTAVSLMTDIPLVVIRKRQYGLEGEVSLAQVTGYSENEMYMNDVTEGDRVLVIDDVLSTGGTLRGITQALEEVGADISDIVAVIKKVGGDNAMEEYEPKTLINVDVVDGSVVIVDEQGDG, via the coding sequence ATGGACAAACTCGCCCAGTCGCTGCGCGAAGCCCCCATCATCCGAAAGGGTGACTACGAGTACTTCGTCCACCCCATCAGCGACGGCGTCCCGATGCTGGAACCCCAGTTGCTGCGGGAGATCGTCATCAAGATCATCCGGAAGGCGGACCTGGAGAACGTCGACAAGATCGTGACGCCCGCCGCGATGGGCATCCACATCTCGACGGCCGTCTCGCTGATGACGGACATCCCGCTGGTCGTCATCCGCAAGCGCCAGTACGGCCTGGAAGGGGAGGTGTCGCTCGCGCAGGTGACGGGCTACTCCGAGAACGAGATGTACATGAACGACGTCACGGAGGGCGACCGCGTCCTCGTCATCGACGACGTGCTCTCGACGGGCGGCACGCTGCGCGGCATCACGCAGGCGCTCGAGGAGGTCGGCGCCGACATCTCCGACATCGTCGCCGTCATCAAGAAGGTCGGCGGCGACAACGCGATGGAGGAGTACGAACCCAAGACGCTCATCAACGTGGACGTCGTCGACGGGTCGGTCGTCATCGTCGACGAGCAGGGCGACGGGTAG
- a CDS encoding type 1 glutamine amidotransferase domain-containing protein: MPSALFVVSEEGYWAEECIEPLTTLHEAGVDITVATPTGGTPVVDERSVDPDAVGEETAERMREVHENEDHLNNPVALATVDADDFDAVVFPGGHGTEWDVNQDRHARTLLRDALEREESVALVVCHAVGILGFARGSDGSFLVEGKDVTGFPNEWEEDIVDENDLMPDGRKLPYWVEDEVKAAGGNWDAELDEDVSVTVDGELITARGPESSVAAANELQQALARDAEIEP, encoded by the coding sequence ATGCCATCCGCACTGTTCGTCGTGAGCGAGGAGGGGTACTGGGCCGAGGAGTGTATCGAGCCGCTGACGACGCTGCACGAGGCGGGCGTCGACATCACCGTCGCGACGCCGACCGGCGGCACGCCCGTCGTCGACGAGCGGTCGGTCGACCCCGACGCCGTCGGCGAGGAGACCGCAGAGCGGATGCGCGAGGTACACGAGAACGAGGACCACCTGAACAACCCCGTCGCGCTCGCCACCGTCGACGCGGACGACTTCGACGCCGTCGTCTTCCCCGGCGGCCACGGCACCGAGTGGGACGTCAACCAGGACCGCCACGCGCGGACGCTCCTGCGCGACGCCCTCGAACGCGAGGAGAGCGTCGCGCTCGTCGTCTGCCACGCCGTCGGCATCCTCGGGTTCGCCCGCGGGAGTGACGGGTCGTTCCTCGTCGAGGGGAAGGACGTCACCGGCTTCCCCAACGAGTGGGAGGAGGACATCGTCGACGAGAACGACCTGATGCCCGACGGCCGCAAGCTTCCCTACTGGGTCGAAGACGAGGTGAAGGCCGCCGGTGGGAACTGGGACGCGGAACTCGACGAGGACGTGAGCGTCACCGTCGACGGCGAACTCATCACCGCTCGCGGCCCCGAGTCCTCGGTCGCCGCCGCCAACGAACTCCAGCAGGCGCTCGCCCGCGACGCCGAAATCGAACCGTAG
- a CDS encoding M42 family metallopeptidase, translated as MAEFDFDYDLLKELTEERGVPGYEDRVRDIVRRELSETTDEVTSDAMGNVVGTIRGESDYSVVVGAHMDEIGFMVRHVDDDGFLQLDALGGWDARVLRAQRVTVHTEDGDLTGIIGSPPPHTQKGDEGATEPEVEDVYVDMGMDGDALAERVSPGDLVTMDQTTTTVGDLVTGKSLDDRVCLFAVLEAARRIEDPPVTVHVAATVQEEVGLRGAETLGVDLSPDLAIALDVTVASDTPGVDESKQVTRLGEGAAIKLKDSSVITNPKVNRRLRDVAASAEIPHQLEILPSGGTDTASFQRANGATPVGALSIPTRYLHTVTESAHHEDIAATVDLLTAFLESETGEHDYTL; from the coding sequence ATGGCGGAGTTCGACTTCGACTACGACCTCCTGAAGGAACTGACCGAAGAGCGGGGCGTCCCCGGGTACGAGGACCGCGTCCGCGACATCGTCCGGCGGGAGCTCTCGGAGACGACCGACGAGGTCACCTCCGACGCGATGGGCAACGTCGTCGGGACGATACGCGGCGAGAGCGACTACAGCGTCGTCGTCGGTGCGCACATGGACGAGATCGGGTTCATGGTCCGGCACGTGGACGACGACGGCTTCCTCCAGCTCGACGCGCTCGGCGGCTGGGACGCCCGCGTCCTGCGCGCCCAGCGCGTCACCGTCCACACCGAGGACGGCGACCTGACCGGCATCATCGGCTCGCCCCCGCCCCACACCCAGAAGGGCGACGAGGGCGCGACCGAACCCGAGGTCGAGGACGTCTACGTCGACATGGGCATGGACGGCGACGCGCTTGCCGAGCGCGTCTCGCCGGGCGACCTCGTCACGATGGACCAGACCACCACGACCGTCGGCGACCTCGTGACCGGCAAGTCCCTCGACGACCGCGTCTGCCTGTTCGCCGTCCTCGAGGCCGCCCGCCGCATCGAGGACCCTCCGGTGACCGTCCACGTCGCCGCGACGGTCCAGGAGGAGGTCGGCCTCCGCGGGGCCGAGACCCTCGGCGTCGACCTCTCGCCGGACCTCGCCATCGCCCTCGACGTCACCGTCGCGAGCGACACGCCCGGCGTCGACGAGAGCAAGCAGGTCACCCGCCTCGGGGAGGGAGCCGCCATCAAACTCAAGGACTCCTCGGTCATCACGAACCCGAAGGTCAACCGGCGCCTGCGCGACGTCGCGGCGTCCGCCGAGATTCCCCACCAGCTCGAAATCCTCCCCAGCGGCGGGACGGACACGGCGAGTTTCCAGCGGGCCAACGGCGCCACGCCCGTCGGCGCCCTCTCGATACCGACGCGCTACCTCCACACCGTCACCGAGAGCGCTCACCACGAGGACATCGCCGCGACCGTCGACCTGCTGACGGCCTTCCTGGAGAGCGAGACGGGCGAGCACGACTACACCCTGTAG